The Deinococcus sp. KNUC1210 nucleotide sequence AAGGGCGACAGAGGTGCCGGGAAGGGCGACCGCGTGCAGCCGCAGGCACGTCAGGCACGCAGCTGGCGGGCATACCAGCCGAGTGCCACGCCTGCCAGACTCCACACCGTGCCGCTCCAGTCGCCACTGATCAGCTGCACCACGCCAGCCGCAAAGGAAATGACCGCTCCTATCAGTAAGAAGGCACCCATGCCCGCCAGCATAGTCGTTGCGGCGCGGTCCGTCAGAGGGCTGCAAGAATTGCCTGGGTACACTGGCCGCATGCGCCGTATGCCTGCCCAAACCGCTATGATCTTCAGCCTGATCGCCGCCCTGGCCTGCGTGGTTCTGGCGGTGTGGCTGGGTCTGAACCATACTTTCTGGGCGCTGCTGCCTGCTGCCCTGGCGGTCTGGTTCGCCGTCGATACCTGGCGGGCCTGGGGCTGGACAAAGAATAAGGAGTGAGAAGCGGTCCCAGGGGCCTAGACTGCACCCATGAAGCCGCTGATCTGGCTGGCGCTCGACGGCGTGGGCCATCCACAGGACGCGCCCCCAGACAGCCCCTGGAACGCCGAATTGCCCACGCTGCGCCCCTTCGTCGAGGCGGGACTGGCGCTCGACGCGTCGCTCGGGGTGGACGGCCTGCCGCAGAGCGCGACCGGGCAGACCTGCTGGCTGACCGGACAGAACGGCGTCGCGGCCATGAACGGTCATTACGGGCCGCATCCCGGTCCGACCTTGCAGCGGATTCTGAACGCAGAGGCGCTTCCGGTGCGACTGGCGCAGCAGGGTGCGAGGCTGGCGCTGCTCAACAGCTATCCGCCGGGCTATTTCGAGGCGCAGGCGCAGGCCGCTGCACGTGGACGCAACCGCTCCGGCTGTTTTCCGTACAGCTTCGTGCGGGCGGGCCTGCCGCTCAACCCGCCGGAGGTGCCGCTGCTGCCCGCCACGCTGGGCCTGAACTACCGTTCTCCCTGGCTGCCGCAGGGTGGTCCGGAGGTCTGGCAGCGACACGGAGAGGCTCTGGCAGCGCTGTCCGATTACGACCTGCTGGTCTTCGACGCATGGTTCAGCGATCACCTGGGTCATGAGGGCCAGGACCCCACACCACCCGAACTGGCAGCGGCGGGCCGCGCATACCTGCTCCGGCTGGACGCCCTGCTGAATGGACTGGTGCAGGCAGGCGCAGCCGTGGTGATCAGCAGCGACCACGGCAATTTCGAGAACCTGAGCGTCAAAGGACACACCCTGGCCCGTGTTCCGTTCGCGGCAACAGGCGTGCCGCTGGGTCAGCCCAGCGACGTGGTGGAGGGTGGGCAGAGCCTTCGGGGTTGGTTTGGCGTATAGCTGCGAAGAGACTGAGGGTCGGCGCTGTCAGATAAGAAAAAACCCCGCCCGGAAGCGAGGTTTCGTTGGTGTGCCTGAAGGGATTCGAACCCCTGGCCTTCTGATCCGTAGTCAGACGCTCTATCCAGCTGAGCTACAGGCACACACGGTGTTAATCGGAAAAGCTTGGCGGAGAGGGAGAGATTTGAACTCTCGGTACCTTTTGAGTACGCAGTCTTAGCAGGACTGTGGTTTAAGCCGCTCACCCACCTCTCCAGGTGGCTTTTCATGTTGTTTGGCGGAGGGTGAGGGATTCGAACCCCCGGTGAGTTGCCCCACTGCAGTTTTCAAGACTGCTGCCTTCAACCGCTCGGCCAACCCCCCCATATCTTCGAAACCATTGCCATGATTTCTCGAACGTTGGAAGGACGCTCGCAGGCTGGCTGCCTGAAGCGCGTAGAGGAGTATATGTGGGAAGCCCCCTGCTGTCAACTGGCAGCGTCAGGATGCCCGCCGTTCAGGTCGGCTGCTCCAGAGGCAGGTGTTACGAGACGGCAAAGCAGACGTGCCGGGCCAGGGCATTCGTGCCGGGTGCTGTCCCCACGCTTGACAACATGGGCACCCTCGTATAATCTAGCGAAGCCCTGAGTGCCGAGGTGGCGGAATTGGTAGACGCACTAGTTTCAGGGACTAGCGCCGCGAGGCGTGTGGGTTCAAGTCCCATCTTCGGCACCAACAGAATCCCCCGGTTTACGCCGGGGGGTTTTTGTTATCCCCGGTGGCAGCTGCTCGGCCTGACCCAGCACGTCCTGTGCCAGCGTTTCTTCGGCCACCTTCAGAAAGGCTGTGACCACCGGGTTGACCTGACTGCGCGTCCAGGCGGCCACGATCTCGATGGTGGGGGAGTCGTGCAGCGGGCGGTAGACCACGCCCGGCAAACTGACGCGCTCGAAGAAGCGGATCGGCAGGAAGACGCCCAGCCCCGCCGCGACCAGCGAGAGCAGCGTGGGTACCTCGATAGCTTCCTGGACGATGCGCGGCGTGAACCCCGAGGCGGCGCACCAGCGCATCACGGCATCGAAGTAGGTGGCACGCACCATGCGCGGAAAGAACACGAAGTTCTCGGCCGCCAGATCCTGAATGTGCAGCCGCCGTTTGCGGGCCAGCGGGTGCCGCGACGGCAGCGCCGCCACCAGCGGTTGCCGCCACAGCGCACGCGTATCGAGCGCCGGATCACGTACCGGCAGCAGCAGCAGTCCCAGATGAATCTGACCTGCCCGCAGCGCCGCTTCCTGCTCCTGGGCGGTCAATTCCTGCAGATCGACGGCCACGTTCGGATACAGTTCCCGGAATCTGCGAACAATATCGGGCAGACCGCCGAACACCAGACCGCTCACGAAGCCGATGCCCAGCCGTCCTACCTCGCCGCGTGCCGCCTGCCGGGCGCGTTCGGCTCCCAGGCTCAGGGCGGCCAGCGTGGCCCGCGCCGACTCCAGAAACGCCTCGCCCGCTGGCGTGAGCTGCACGCGCCGCGTCGTTCGCAGCACCAGCGTTACGCCCAGTTCTTCTTCCAGGCTGCGGATGCTGCTGCTCAGGGCCTGCTGCACCACATACACCCGCTCGGCGGCCCGCCCGAAATGCCCTTCCTCGGCCAGTGCGATGAAATGCCGCAGGTGGCGAAGTTCAATCGCCACGCTGTTCCTTCCTGATAGTGCCGTTCCAGACGCGGAGGTTCATGCTCTATCTTGACGCATTCACGCATGGAAGTGGTGAATCCTGGCACTTTGCATTGTTGGACGTGGACAATCGGCGCTCTACACTGTCGGAGATAGAGTCAATCTTTCTGCCCGTCACACCTGAATCTGACCTGCCTGAGTCAGGATGAAGCCCAGA carries:
- a CDS encoding metalloenzyme domain protein — encoded protein: MKPLIWLALDGVGHPQDAPPDSPWNAELPTLRPFVEAGLALDASLGVDGLPQSATGQTCWLTGQNGVAAMNGHYGPHPGPTLQRILNAEALPVRLAQQGARLALLNSYPPGYFEAQAQAAARGRNRSGCFPYSFVRAGLPLNPPEVPLLPATLGLNYRSPWLPQGGPEVWQRHGEALAALSDYDLLVFDAWFSDHLGHEGQDPTPPELAAAGRAYLLRLDALLNGLVQAGAAVVISSDHGNFENLSVKGHTLARVPFAATGVPLGQPSDVVEGGQSLRGWFGV
- a CDS encoding LysR family transcriptional regulator, which gives rise to MELRHLRHFIALAEEGHFGRAAERVYVVQQALSSSIRSLEEELGVTLVLRTTRRVQLTPAGEAFLESARATLAALSLGAERARQAARGEVGRLGIGFVSGLVFGGLPDIVRRFRELYPNVAVDLQELTAQEQEAALRAGQIHLGLLLLPVRDPALDTRALWRQPLVAALPSRHPLARKRRLHIQDLAAENFVFFPRMVRATYFDAVMRWCAASGFTPRIVQEAIEVPTLLSLVAAGLGVFLPIRFFERVSLPGVVYRPLHDSPTIEIVAAWTRSQVNPVVTAFLKVAEETLAQDVLGQAEQLPPGITKTPRRKPGDSVGAEDGT